The region CGGAAGCGCCTGTTTTGGGACGGCCGCCGAGCAGATTTTCCCTCACCAGTGCTTCACAAGATTCCACTTGTACGCTGGCAGACCCGCTTCTCACTGACGGCTTCCACACATGCGCTGAAGGGTGCCACACTGGCAAAGGCGACCGGGCTCCTTCTCCACTTCAAGTTTCTCCAGGATTTCGCCAACAACGCCGACAGCGAGTCCCGTCGGGCAGAGCATTTCATGGGTGCTCGACAGTACGTCGCCTATCGAGAGGTTCTCGCTGCGGACACAGGCCTGACCGCATTTCATGACGGCTCAGTGCGCTTCAGCGATAGCCGCAAGCTAGTCGAACTGAAGCTCATGAGCGTGCCGAAAGGCTATCCATTTGTGCCGGCAGCTGTGAACACTGAGACGAACGGCGTAGCATAGGAGAACGGCATCGTGCAGGGAACCTGGAAGGACTTCTTTGTTGTCGACGAGAACGCGCGCGACCTCGGGGGTAATCTTCGCCACGGCGATGGCAACACGATCACGCCGGGCCTTTGGCAAGCTCTAATCGATCGGTTTGCGCCGCGTACGATGCTCGATGTGGGTGCCGGAGAAGCACACGCTGCGGCCTTCTTCGCTCGCCAGGGGATCATCGCCCACGGATTCGACGGATTGAAACAGAATATCGCGCGAGCGATGCACCCAATTGCTCTGCACGACTTGAAAGCCGGACCATACACCTACCCCTGCGACCTGGTGTATTGCGCGGAGGTGGTGGAGCATATTGCGGAGGAGTATCTCGACCACTTGATGGAGACACTGACAAACGCACCAGTGGTTGCGATGACCCACGCATTGCCTGGCCAGAGAGGGTACCACCACGTCAATTTGCAGCCCCCGGAGTATTGGATTGAGAAATTCGCGGGCTATGGCTATCGGCCCACAGTCGACATCGACGTTCTGCGCGACACTGCCCGACGTGAGCGGGCCGACAGCTTCTTCGCTCAATCCGGACTGGTCTTCTTAGAGGCAGAACAAAGTGAACCATGACGAGCCCTCGGTCGTTGTCGAGACGCGACACCCGTGCTGCACGTGAGGCCAGGCGAAACTCGTTCCCTGCAGCCAGTTGTTAACCGAAACCATGGAATGTTCTAGGAGCCCACAATGCCCATCCGTACAGGAGAGATTTTCCGTGACGCCGTACGGGAAAAGGGGATTGACACTGGGCTTTTCCTGGCGAGCGATTTTCGTACGGGCTCGACACTGATTGGAAGGCTGTTGGAGATGCAAACTGGACTCCCGTTCCAACGGGAGTCCTTCAACACAGTGCCAACGTGGCATTTCATGCAGGAAGCGCCTCTGCGGCAGGCAGTCCTGGCGGCGCTCGGGCCAGTTCGGCTCGGGTGCATGGCTTCCAAGTTGATGTGGCCACACCGAAATAATCTGGCGCGGGTTCTGGGCCATAACACGACTGATGCCGTCGCCGACTTCCGTAAGATATTCCCGCGCGCGCGGTTTGTCCACGTAGCGCGCCGGGACAAGGTGGCCCAGGCGGTATCGTTTCATATAGCGCGACACAGCAACGTGTGGTCTTCGTCGCAGGTTACCAGGGAACTGGACGGTCCGGTCTCGTACAATTTCGCCGAGATCAAAGACTACTATATGCATTTCATCATGTTTGAGACATTGTGGGCGGAATTCCTGGCTTCCGCCGATCCAGAGGCGCCTCTGATCTACTACGAAGATCTAGTGGACGATGTCACGGGTCATATGGAGCTATCCATGGCACATCTCGGGCTCGATTTCGACCGCACAAGAGTACCGGCTGATTTGCCCCTCGAACGTCAGGCGGGCGACCTGGCCCAGAGTTTCTGCGACCGGTTTCGCCATGACCTCGGACGCGACTCACCGGTCGAGTTCCTGCCCGGGCGACTAATTGGCCCGCCGACACCGTAAGCGCAATCGCTCTCCCTCGTACAGGTCGCATCAGGTGCTGATGTACTTAGCTATCGCTGCTGCGGTTTTGAAGCGAGATGATCGGCGTTGGCCTCGGCGGGGCCGGAGATGACTCGGGTCGTCCCGACTCCCGGCCCGGTGGTGGCGCTCGAAGCGCGCAGGGCCTGTCTCAGTCGGCGACGAGGGATTCCGAGTCGAGCAGCGAGCGGTGGAACAGACCATCGGGGATCTCCGCACCGACCCGGGTGAGGGCGAGATGCCAGGTCGGTGACGAACCGAGCGACCACCGCAGGAACGACACCATCGCCCGCCCGGCGAATTCGGCGCCGGGCACGTCGACGAGCCCGAGAAGACGCCGCAGCTCGGTCGGCAACGTCGCGACTGCCGCAGCGAAGAGGCCCGCGTAGCCGGCCCGCACCGCGAGGGGCAGGGGCGGGTTGCGCAGGAATCTGATCGCCTCGGCCTGACCGGGCGACCGGGCGAGATCGGGGTG is a window of Acidimicrobiales bacterium DNA encoding:
- a CDS encoding Stf0 family sulfotransferase — protein: MPIRTGEIFRDAVREKGIDTGLFLASDFRTGSTLIGRLLEMQTGLPFQRESFNTVPTWHFMQEAPLRQAVLAALGPVRLGCMASKLMWPHRNNLARVLGHNTTDAVADFRKIFPRARFVHVARRDKVAQAVSFHIARHSNVWSSSQVTRELDGPVSYNFAEIKDYYMHFIMFETLWAEFLASADPEAPLIYYEDLVDDVTGHMELSMAHLGLDFDRTRVPADLPLERQAGDLAQSFCDRFRHDLGRDSPVEFLPGRLIGPPTP